From the genome of Hymenobacter sp. PAMC 26628, one region includes:
- a CDS encoding FeoB-associated Cys-rich membrane protein, with product MLVQYILVAAIVLGALFFLGRRAWRAFFSKEQVGCAKGCGACGGIDVDRLERTIAARAGR from the coding sequence ATGCTAGTTCAATACATTCTTGTGGCTGCCATCGTGCTGGGGGCCCTGTTTTTCCTAGGCCGCCGGGCGTGGCGGGCCTTCTTTTCGAAGGAGCAAGTGGGCTGCGCCAAGGGCTGCGGCGCCTGCGGCGGCATCGACGTGGACCGCCTGGAGCGCACTATCGCGGCCCGCGCCGGGCGCTAA
- the rfbA gene encoding glucose-1-phosphate thymidylyltransferase RfbA, with translation MKGIILAGGSGTRLHPLTLAVSKQLMPVYDKPMIYYPLSILLMAGIREVLIITTPHDQAQFQKLLGDGKNLGCDFQYVVQEVPNGLAQAFVLGADFIGQDSVALVLGDNIFYGAGLEELLKSNNNPDGGVVYAYHVHDPERYGVVEFDANKKALSIEEKPAKPKSNYAVPGLYFYDNSVVEIAKNLEMSPRGEYEITDVNKEYLRRGKLKVGILSRGTAWLDTGTFESLMQAGEYVRVIEQRQGLKVGAIEEVAYRQGFITADELRALALPLRKSGYGDYLLNLPEQLVLGAQ, from the coding sequence ATGAAAGGCATTATCCTCGCCGGCGGCTCCGGCACCCGGCTGCACCCTCTCACCCTGGCCGTCAGCAAGCAGCTGATGCCGGTGTACGACAAGCCGATGATTTACTACCCGCTGAGCATTCTGCTGATGGCGGGCATCCGGGAAGTACTGATTATCACCACGCCCCACGACCAGGCGCAGTTCCAAAAGCTACTCGGCGACGGCAAAAACCTGGGGTGCGACTTTCAGTACGTGGTGCAGGAGGTGCCCAACGGGCTGGCACAGGCTTTCGTGCTGGGGGCTGATTTCATCGGCCAGGACAGCGTGGCGCTGGTGCTGGGCGACAATATTTTCTACGGCGCGGGCCTGGAGGAGCTGCTGAAATCGAACAACAACCCCGACGGCGGCGTGGTGTACGCCTACCACGTGCACGACCCCGAGCGCTACGGCGTGGTGGAGTTCGACGCCAACAAGAAGGCCCTTAGTATCGAGGAGAAACCGGCCAAGCCCAAGAGCAACTATGCCGTGCCGGGCCTGTACTTCTACGACAACAGCGTGGTGGAAATCGCCAAGAACCTGGAAATGAGCCCCCGCGGTGAGTACGAGATTACCGACGTGAACAAGGAATACCTGCGCCGCGGCAAGCTGAAGGTTGGCATCCTGAGCCGGGGCACGGCCTGGCTCGACACGGGCACCTTCGAGAGCCTGATGCAGGCCGGCGAGTACGTGCGCGTGATTGAGCAGCGCCAGGGCCTGAAGGTGGGGGCCATTGAGGAAGTGGCCTACCGCCAGGGTTTCATCACGGCCGACGAACTGCGGGCCCTGGCCCTGCCCCTGCGCAAGAGCGGCTACGGCGACTACCTCCTGAACCTGCCCGAGCAGCTGGTGCTGGGCGCGCAATAG
- the lnt gene encoding apolipoprotein N-acyltransferase: protein MAKISPAAHPAALAVLGAALLWTGWSTSATLWPLGLFVGWVPYLFMEHRFTQQGARKGRVFAGTYLFVLLWNASTTWWVSYADLAAGIAAVVLNAGLMCLPLMAFRQTKKRLGPRIGYLTLPIYWIAFEQLHLRWDITWPWLTLGNGFAAVPQWVQWYEYTGFLGGSVWVWVVNLLIFFALIDKRTLGFAAGTASAVVAGPADLVGVRPAGRRFLVPSLAIILPLALSYAIGATYQEQGPGAEVVVVQPNINPYTEKFADAPDFVSYDEQLTRLLALSTQQLTPQTRLVLWPETSLADHYQERVINNYPRIQRIRAWLGQHPGVALVTGMTSIVTYPSKEAATETALYRDDLGYYDVCNTAAYLASATAPVQFYHKERLVPGVEKVPTFLTSLISHIDLGGYVGSYGTVPETTLFRVPGAPALVVRPLVCYESIYGDFTAQYVRGGANLLGLATNDAWWYDTPGYRQLLRLGALRAIETRRDLARAANTGFTGFINQKGTLTQLAPTWVPTASRATVHLNDKLTFYTRVGEYIGRGCQALALLLLGWVIAHAFAGPRAFAEPKNQSQERHAERSAASLPQQ, encoded by the coding sequence TTGGCGAAGATTAGCCCCGCGGCCCACCCCGCCGCGCTGGCCGTGCTGGGCGCCGCCTTGCTCTGGACCGGCTGGTCCACCAGCGCCACCCTTTGGCCCCTGGGCCTGTTCGTGGGCTGGGTGCCGTACCTGTTCATGGAGCACCGCTTCACGCAGCAGGGGGCCCGCAAGGGCCGCGTATTTGCCGGCACCTACCTGTTTGTGCTGCTCTGGAACGCCAGCACCACCTGGTGGGTGAGCTACGCCGACCTGGCCGCTGGCATCGCTGCCGTGGTCCTGAACGCGGGGCTCATGTGCCTGCCGCTCATGGCCTTCCGCCAAACCAAGAAGCGCCTGGGGCCCCGCATCGGCTACCTCACGCTGCCCATCTACTGGATTGCGTTTGAGCAGCTGCACCTGCGCTGGGACATTACCTGGCCCTGGCTCACGCTGGGCAACGGCTTCGCCGCCGTACCGCAGTGGGTGCAGTGGTACGAGTACACCGGCTTCCTGGGCGGCTCGGTGTGGGTTTGGGTAGTCAATCTATTGATATTCTTTGCGTTGATTGATAAAAGAACGCTGGGGTTTGCCGCTGGAACCGCTTCGGCTGTGGTAGCCGGGCCTGCTGATTTAGTGGGCGTGCGGCCCGCCGGCCGGCGGTTTCTAGTACCTTCTTTGGCGATAATTCTGCCGCTGGCGCTATCCTACGCCATCGGCGCCACCTACCAAGAGCAGGGCCCCGGGGCCGAGGTAGTGGTGGTGCAGCCCAACATCAACCCCTACACCGAGAAGTTTGCCGACGCGCCCGACTTCGTTTCCTACGACGAGCAGCTCACGCGGCTGCTGGCCCTCAGCACCCAGCAGCTCACGCCCCAAACCCGGCTCGTGCTCTGGCCCGAAACCAGCCTGGCAGACCATTACCAGGAAAGGGTTATCAACAATTACCCCCGCATCCAGCGCATCCGGGCCTGGCTGGGGCAGCACCCGGGCGTGGCCCTCGTCACGGGCATGACCAGCATCGTGACCTACCCCAGCAAGGAAGCGGCCACCGAAACGGCCCTTTACCGCGACGACCTCGGCTACTACGACGTGTGCAACACGGCCGCCTACCTGGCCAGCGCCACGGCCCCGGTGCAATTTTACCACAAGGAGCGGCTGGTGCCGGGCGTCGAGAAAGTCCCCACTTTTCTCACTTCCCTCATCAGCCACATCGACCTGGGCGGCTACGTGGGCAGCTACGGCACGGTGCCCGAAACCACGCTGTTCCGCGTGCCCGGGGCCCCCGCCCTGGTGGTGCGGCCCCTCGTGTGCTACGAGTCCATCTACGGCGACTTCACCGCCCAATACGTGCGCGGCGGCGCCAACCTGCTGGGCCTGGCCACCAACGACGCCTGGTGGTACGACACGCCCGGCTACCGCCAATTGCTGCGCCTGGGGGCCCTGCGCGCCATCGAAACCCGCCGCGACCTGGCCCGCGCCGCCAACACGGGCTTCACCGGCTTCATCAACCAAAAGGGCACCCTCACGCAGCTGGCCCCCACCTGGGTGCCCACCGCCAGCCGCGCCACGGTACACCTGAACGACAAGCTGACCTTTTATACCCGTGTGGGCGAGTACATCGGCCGCGGCTGCCAGGCCCTGGCCCTGCTGCTGCTCGGCTGGGTCATCGCCCACGCCTTCGCGGGGCCCCGGGCCTTTGCAGAACCCAAAAACCAATCGCAGGAACGTCATGCAGAGCGCAGCGCAGCATCTCTCCCGCAGCAGTAA
- a CDS encoding OmpA family protein, with amino-acid sequence MKIPVFSFALVAALGLGAPAARAQHALWASKVTAVSSQKASGKEAFSPEQVLGAPNALPLGQISDKAWIPKKEGRDEFVEVRFARSVLAQQITVVENFNPGAVTKIELIDTHGEHHEVYTNDNPGPLPDSYRTLEVKIAPAKPAYRTIGAVVHLNTAKVEGVNQLDAIGVADVTQTMVKKDFKAPDADAAGVARFDSSLVNLGPSVNSQYVDTHPVISPDGRTLYFARQNHPGNIGGKNDPQDVWFSTLQSASAKTWGPAKNMGGPVNTAGFPNGLASVSANGQRLLLLGHYTPEGLVPKGPSTSEHRPGGWSQPTNVDIEDFYNNDDEHADYFLATSGKALLLAVERTDGLGEQDLYVSFPKPGPPGQPVTWTRPRNLGPNVNTKKADFAPFLAPDEKTLYFASEGRGGYGKSDIFYSKRLDDTWTNWSPPRNLGSVVNSPDFDAYYTVSAAGDDAYLVSTRNGTAGSKDIFRIALAPAFKPEAVTLVRGQVLDAATKKPIKAIIHYENLLTGEEIGTAESDPTDGSYTIVLPSGVQYGYRAEAANYIAENANLDVTARDKYSEQTQDLFMVPFAVGQTVKLNNIFFQQSKYYLRTNSYPELARLVRIMRDYPTVEIKIGGHTDNQGDPALNLKLSLDRVNEVKKYLIGKGITPTRITTEGYGGSKPVASNDQEDTRALNRRVEFTITKK; translated from the coding sequence ATGAAAATTCCCGTTTTTTCTTTTGCCCTGGTGGCGGCCCTGGGGCTGGGGGCCCCGGCGGCCCGGGCGCAGCACGCGCTGTGGGCCAGCAAAGTGACGGCGGTATCGTCGCAGAAAGCATCGGGCAAGGAGGCCTTTTCGCCCGAGCAGGTGCTGGGGGCCCCCAACGCGTTGCCGCTGGGCCAAATCAGCGACAAGGCCTGGATTCCGAAGAAGGAAGGCCGTGACGAATTTGTGGAGGTGCGCTTTGCCCGCTCGGTGCTGGCTCAGCAGATTACGGTGGTCGAGAACTTCAACCCCGGCGCCGTGACGAAGATTGAGCTCATCGACACCCACGGCGAGCACCACGAGGTGTACACCAACGACAACCCGGGGCCCCTGCCCGACTCGTACCGCACGCTGGAAGTGAAAATTGCCCCGGCCAAGCCGGCCTACCGCACCATTGGGGCGGTGGTGCACCTGAACACGGCCAAGGTGGAGGGCGTGAACCAACTCGACGCCATCGGCGTGGCCGATGTGACGCAGACCATGGTGAAGAAGGACTTCAAGGCCCCCGACGCCGACGCGGCTGGCGTGGCCCGCTTCGACTCATCGCTCGTGAACCTGGGGCCCTCCGTGAACAGCCAGTACGTGGACACGCACCCGGTGATTTCGCCCGACGGCCGCACCTTGTACTTTGCCCGCCAGAACCACCCGGGCAACATCGGTGGCAAAAATGACCCGCAGGACGTGTGGTTTTCGACCCTGCAAAGCGCCAGCGCCAAAACCTGGGGCCCCGCCAAAAACATGGGTGGCCCCGTGAACACCGCCGGCTTCCCGAACGGCCTGGCCTCGGTATCGGCCAATGGGCAGCGCCTGCTGCTGCTGGGCCACTACACACCCGAGGGCCTGGTGCCCAAGGGCCCCAGCACGTCGGAGCACCGCCCGGGCGGCTGGTCGCAGCCGACCAACGTGGACATTGAGGACTTTTACAACAACGACGACGAGCACGCCGATTACTTCCTGGCCACTTCGGGCAAGGCCCTGCTGCTGGCCGTGGAGCGCACCGACGGCCTGGGCGAGCAGGACTTGTACGTGAGCTTCCCGAAGCCCGGCCCCCCCGGCCAGCCCGTGACGTGGACGCGCCCGCGCAACCTGGGGCCCAACGTGAACACCAAAAAAGCCGACTTCGCCCCCTTCCTCGCCCCCGACGAAAAGACGCTATACTTCGCCAGCGAAGGCCGTGGCGGCTACGGCAAGTCGGATATTTTCTACTCCAAGCGCCTCGACGACACCTGGACGAACTGGAGCCCGCCCCGTAACCTGGGCAGCGTGGTGAACTCGCCCGATTTTGACGCCTACTACACCGTGTCGGCGGCCGGCGACGATGCCTATTTGGTGTCAACGCGCAACGGCACGGCGGGCTCGAAGGACATTTTTCGCATCGCCCTGGCCCCCGCCTTCAAGCCCGAAGCCGTGACGCTGGTGCGCGGCCAGGTGCTCGACGCGGCCACCAAGAAGCCCATCAAGGCCATAATCCACTACGAAAACCTGCTGACGGGCGAGGAAATCGGCACCGCCGAATCCGACCCCACCGACGGCTCCTACACCATTGTGCTGCCCAGCGGCGTGCAGTACGGCTACCGCGCCGAGGCCGCCAACTACATCGCCGAAAACGCCAACCTCGACGTGACGGCCCGCGACAAGTACTCGGAGCAAACCCAGGACCTGTTCATGGTGCCCTTTGCGGTGGGCCAAACGGTGAAGCTCAACAACATCTTCTTCCAGCAGAGCAAGTACTACCTGCGCACCAACTCGTACCCTGAGCTGGCGCGCCTCGTGCGCATCATGCGCGACTACCCCACGGTAGAAATCAAAATCGGCGGCCACACCGACAACCAGGGCGACCCCGCCCTGAACTTGAAGCTGAGCCTTGACCGCGTGAACGAGGTAAAAAAATACCTGATTGGCAAGGGCATCACGCCGACGCGCATTACCACCGAGGGCTACGGCGGCAGCAAGCCCGTGGCCAGCAACGACCAGGAAGATACCCGCGCACTCAACCGCCGGGTAGAATTCACCATCACGAAAAAGTAG
- a CDS encoding inositol monophosphatase family protein: protein MTDYLALSHQVAALCRETAQFILHEAKTFDPNKIENKGLHDMVSYVDQGAERRLVAGLREILPAAGFITEEGTAGAPDETQEFTWIIDPLDGTTNFIHSLPVFAVSVALLHGPELVVGVVHEANRDESFRAAKGHGAFCNEDQMHVTDAPKLGNSLIATGFPYTKFAQLDKYLQVLGSYMQRTHGLRRMGSAATDLAYVAAGRFDGYFEFNINSYDVAAGLLLVTEAGGRVTQFLEDGDPLFGREVVASNGHLHDEMQATIREFWA from the coding sequence ATGACCGATTACCTCGCCCTTTCGCACCAAGTAGCCGCGCTTTGCCGCGAAACTGCCCAGTTCATCCTGCACGAAGCCAAAACCTTCGACCCCAATAAGATAGAGAACAAGGGCCTGCACGACATGGTGAGCTACGTGGACCAGGGTGCTGAGCGCCGCTTGGTGGCCGGCCTGCGCGAAATCCTGCCCGCCGCCGGCTTCATCACCGAGGAAGGCACCGCCGGGGCCCCCGACGAAACCCAGGAGTTCACCTGGATCATCGACCCGCTCGACGGCACCACCAACTTCATCCACTCGCTGCCCGTGTTTGCCGTGAGCGTGGCCCTGCTGCACGGCCCCGAGCTGGTGGTGGGCGTGGTGCACGAGGCCAACCGCGACGAGAGCTTCCGCGCCGCCAAGGGCCACGGTGCCTTCTGCAACGAAGACCAAATGCACGTGACGGATGCCCCCAAGCTGGGCAACTCGCTCATCGCCACTGGCTTCCCCTACACCAAGTTCGCTCAGCTCGACAAATACCTGCAAGTGCTGGGCAGCTACATGCAGCGCACCCACGGCCTGCGCCGCATGGGCTCGGCCGCCACCGACCTGGCCTACGTGGCCGCCGGCCGCTTCGACGGCTACTTCGAGTTCAACATCAACTCCTACGACGTGGCCGCGGGCCTGCTGCTCGTCACCGAAGCCGGCGGCCGCGTCACCCAGTTCCTGGAAGACGGCGACCCGCTGTTCGGCCGCGAAGTAGTGGCCAGCAACGGCCACTTGCACGACGAGATGCAGGCCACAATCCGGGAGTTTTGGGCGTAG
- a CDS encoding class I SAM-dependent rRNA methyltransferase, with product MLTPATIVLKNGKDHSLRRRHPWVFSGAIARLRGDAGEGDAVRVEAADGELLGVGHFSGGGSIAVRMLDFGTESELPTPDFWVRKLGNAYQLRQRLALTGAADTNVFRLVHAEGDGLPGLIIDVYGDVAVVQAHSVGMYRARPEIADALRVVFGDKLRAIFDKSAETVPGNAVPDAQNGYLFGESTGAEHLVTENGHQFAIDWETGQKTGFFIDQRDNRALLARYAAGRRVLNTFCYTGGFSVYALAAGAEVVHSVDSSKKAIALTERNAALAPHADRHAAYADDVLGFLKNHPAEYDLLVLDPPAFAKHMGARHAALMGYKRLNASGIAHLAPGGLLFTFSCSQVVSPELFEGAVLAAAIEAGRPARILHRLTQPADHPVSLFHPEGAYLKGLVLAVE from the coding sequence ATGCTAACTCCTGCCACCATCGTCCTCAAAAACGGAAAAGACCACTCCTTGCGCCGCCGCCACCCCTGGGTGTTTTCGGGGGCCATTGCCCGCCTCCGGGGCGACGCGGGCGAGGGCGATGCCGTGCGCGTAGAAGCCGCCGACGGCGAGCTGCTGGGCGTGGGCCACTTTTCGGGCGGCGGCTCCATTGCCGTGCGCATGCTCGATTTTGGCACCGAGTCTGAATTGCCAACGCCCGATTTCTGGGTGCGGAAGCTGGGCAATGCCTACCAGTTGCGCCAGCGCCTAGCCCTGACCGGCGCGGCCGACACCAACGTGTTCCGCCTGGTGCACGCCGAGGGCGACGGCCTGCCCGGCCTCATCATCGACGTGTACGGCGACGTGGCCGTGGTGCAGGCCCACAGCGTGGGCATGTACCGCGCCCGCCCCGAAATAGCTGACGCGTTGCGCGTTGTGTTCGGCGATAAGCTGCGCGCCATCTTTGACAAAAGCGCCGAAACCGTGCCCGGCAACGCCGTGCCCGACGCCCAGAACGGCTACCTGTTTGGCGAAAGCACCGGCGCCGAGCACCTCGTGACCGAGAACGGCCACCAGTTTGCCATCGACTGGGAAACTGGCCAGAAGACTGGTTTCTTCATCGACCAGCGCGATAACCGGGCCCTGCTGGCCCGCTACGCCGCTGGCCGGCGCGTGCTCAACACGTTCTGCTACACGGGTGGCTTCTCGGTGTATGCGCTGGCCGCCGGGGCCGAGGTTGTGCACTCCGTCGATTCCAGCAAAAAGGCCATTGCCCTCACCGAGCGCAACGCCGCCCTGGCCCCCCACGCCGACCGCCACGCCGCCTACGCCGACGACGTGCTCGGCTTCCTCAAAAACCACCCCGCCGAGTACGACCTGCTCGTGCTCGACCCGCCCGCCTTCGCCAAGCACATGGGGGCCCGCCACGCCGCCCTCATGGGCTACAAGCGCCTCAACGCCTCGGGCATTGCGCACCTGGCGCCGGGCGGGCTGCTCTTCACGTTCAGCTGCTCGCAAGTGGTTAGCCCGGAGCTATTTGAAGGGGCGGTGCTGGCCGCCGCCATCGAAGCCGGCCGCCCCGCCCGCATCCTGCACCGCCTCACCCAGCCCGCCGACCACCCCGTCAGCCTCTTCCACCCGGAAGGCGCGTACCTGAAAGGGCTGGTGCTGGCCGTGGAATAG
- the crtD gene encoding 1-hydroxycarotenoid 3,4-desaturase CrtD, with protein sequence MKQTEAKRQKAADIKQPVAVIGAGVAGLAAAARLAVAGHAVTVFEAGPSFGGKMHQFELSGGYRFDAGPSLFTLPQLVDDVFRLAHRAPADYFRYERLDPITNYFFADGTRLAAWAEADKFAAEVEEKLGAPAAAVTQFLARSGRAYDATAGTFLHKSLHKAGTYLSPETLKAVGALPALGLLGTMHQRHAKAFADPRLVQLFDRYATYNGSDPYQAPATLSMIPHLEHGIGAFYPVGGIYAIAESLHRLAEEFGVQFRFNEPVKEILVADKHITGLRTAQDVYDFGLVVSNMDVMPTYRRLLPTQPAPERTLAQPRSSSALIFYWGIAREFPELDLHNIFFSNDYQQEFKAIFEGKTVADDVTVYVNVTSKKTPADAPAGHENWFVMVNVPHDEGQDWDALTQKTRRLVLARLSGALGVAIEPLIKAEKIWTPPGIAADTSSSGGALYGSSSNNPLAAFLRHPNFSGRLDGLYFCGGSVHPGGGIPLCLLSAKIVAELIG encoded by the coding sequence ATGAAACAAACGGAAGCAAAACGGCAAAAAGCAGCGGACATTAAACAGCCCGTGGCCGTCATCGGGGCGGGGGTGGCGGGGCTGGCCGCGGCCGCGCGGCTGGCCGTGGCGGGGCACGCCGTCACGGTGTTCGAGGCGGGGCCCTCGTTTGGCGGCAAAATGCACCAGTTTGAGCTGTCCGGCGGCTACCGTTTCGACGCGGGGCCCTCGCTCTTCACGCTGCCGCAGCTGGTGGATGACGTGTTCCGACTGGCCCACCGCGCGCCGGCCGACTACTTCCGCTACGAGCGGCTGGACCCGATTACCAACTACTTTTTCGCCGATGGCACCCGCCTGGCGGCCTGGGCCGAGGCCGATAAGTTTGCCGCCGAAGTGGAGGAGAAGCTGGGGGCCCCGGCTGCCGCCGTCACGCAGTTTCTGGCGCGCAGCGGCCGGGCGTACGACGCCACGGCGGGCACGTTTTTGCACAAGTCGCTGCACAAGGCCGGTACCTACCTCAGCCCCGAAACCCTGAAGGCCGTGGGGGCCCTGCCGGCGCTGGGCCTGCTCGGCACCATGCACCAGCGCCACGCCAAAGCCTTCGCTGACCCGCGCCTGGTGCAGCTCTTCGACCGCTACGCCACCTACAACGGCTCCGACCCGTACCAGGCCCCCGCCACGCTGAGCATGATTCCGCACCTCGAGCACGGCATTGGCGCGTTCTACCCCGTGGGTGGCATCTACGCCATTGCCGAAAGCCTGCACCGGCTGGCCGAAGAATTTGGGGTGCAGTTCCGGTTCAATGAGCCGGTGAAGGAGATTTTGGTGGCCGATAAGCACATCACGGGCCTGCGCACGGCCCAGGACGTGTACGATTTCGGCCTAGTGGTGAGCAACATGGACGTAATGCCTACCTACCGCCGCCTGCTGCCCACCCAACCCGCGCCCGAGCGCACCCTGGCCCAGCCCCGCTCGTCGTCGGCGCTGATTTTCTACTGGGGCATCGCCCGCGAATTCCCGGAGCTGGACTTGCACAACATCTTCTTTTCCAACGATTACCAACAGGAGTTCAAGGCCATTTTCGAGGGCAAAACCGTGGCCGACGACGTGACGGTGTACGTCAACGTCACCTCCAAAAAAACGCCCGCCGACGCCCCGGCCGGCCACGAAAACTGGTTCGTGATGGTGAACGTGCCCCACGACGAAGGCCAAGACTGGGACGCCCTCACCCAGAAAACGCGCCGCCTCGTGCTGGCCCGGCTGTCCGGGGCCCTGGGCGTGGCCATCGAGCCGCTCATCAAAGCCGAAAAAATCTGGACGCCGCCGGGCATTGCCGCCGATACCTCGTCGTCCGGCGGGGCCCTGTACGGCAGCTCTAGCAACAACCCGCTGGCGGCCTTCCTGCGCCACCCCAACTTCTCGGGCCGGCTCGACGGGCTGTACTTCTGCGGTGGCTCGGTGCACCCCGGCGGTGGCATTCCGCTGTGCTTGCTCTCAGCCAAAATCGTGGCGGAGTTGATTGGGTAG
- the rsmI gene encoding 16S rRNA (cytidine(1402)-2'-O)-methyltransferase has protein sequence MPDAPALTLVPTPIGNLEDITLRAIRVLGEADLVLAEDTRVSGRLLQHLGLKKPLLSYHLHNEHQQVPRLLERLEKGEKMALVSDAGTPGISDPGFLLVRECLARGLAVECLPGPTALVPALLKSGFGAERFTFEGFLPVKKGRQTRLLELAPEPRTMIFYESPHRLVKTLVQLAEVLGPQRPASVSRELTKLFEETVTGTLASLAADFGARAAIKGEIVLVVAGNPTPPARPGKAGRYARGEENEVDESLGNEANNPNEFGPDEFGPDEFGED, from the coding sequence ATGCCCGACGCCCCCGCCCTTACCCTCGTGCCCACGCCCATCGGCAACTTGGAGGACATTACCCTGCGGGCCATCCGCGTGCTGGGCGAGGCCGACCTGGTGCTGGCCGAAGACACCCGCGTGAGCGGCCGCCTGCTCCAGCACCTGGGCCTGAAAAAACCGCTCCTCAGCTACCACCTCCACAACGAGCACCAGCAAGTGCCGCGCCTGCTGGAGCGCCTCGAAAAAGGTGAAAAGATGGCCCTGGTGAGCGACGCCGGCACGCCCGGCATCTCCGACCCCGGCTTCCTGCTGGTGCGCGAGTGCTTGGCCCGCGGCCTGGCCGTGGAGTGCCTGCCGGGCCCCACCGCCCTGGTGCCGGCCCTGCTCAAGTCGGGTTTCGGGGCCGAGCGGTTCACGTTCGAAGGGTTTTTGCCCGTGAAAAAAGGCCGCCAAACCCGCCTGCTGGAGCTGGCCCCCGAGCCGCGGACGATGATTTTTTACGAGTCGCCGCACCGGCTGGTGAAAACGTTGGTTCAGCTGGCCGAAGTGCTGGGGCCCCAGCGCCCGGCCTCCGTCAGCCGCGAGCTGACCAAGCTGTTTGAGGAAACCGTGACCGGCACGCTGGCCAGCCTGGCCGCCGATTTTGGGGCCCGGGCCGCCATCAAGGGCGAAATTGTGCTGGTGGTGGCCGGCAACCCCACCCCGCCTGCCCGCCCTGGCAAGGCCGGCCGCTACGCCCGCGGCGAAGAAAACGAAGTAGACGAATCCCTTGGAAACGAAGCGAATAACCCCAACGAATTTGGCCCCGACGAATTTGGCCCCGACGAGTTTGGCGAAGATTAG